Part of the Gordonia crocea genome is shown below.
TTGCCGTACTGGCTTCGGGCACCGGCTCCCTCCTGACCGCGCTGCTCGACGCCGCCGAGGCGGATTCGGCTGCCTTCGACGTGGTGGCCGTCGCCGTCGACCGCGACTGCCGGGCGGCCGAGTTGGCCGCGCAGCGGGGGATCGCAGTCATCACCTGCCGGCTCGGCGACTACCCCGACCGGGGTGCCTGGGACCGCGCCCTGACCGAGCAAACCGCCGCCTTCGCGCCGGAGTGGGTGGCCACCGCCGGATTCATGAAGATCCTCGGCCCCGCTTTCCTCGACCGGTTCGCCGGCCGCGTGGTGAACTCCCACCCGGCGCTGCTCCCGGCGTTCCCCGGCGCCCACGGCGTGGCCGACGCCCTCGCCTACGGCGTGAAGGTCACCGGTACGACGGTGCACCTCGTCGACGGCGGCGTGGACACCGGCCCGATTCTCGCCCAGACCCCGGTGGCCGTCGAGCCCGACGACACCGAAGAAACGTTGCATGAGCGCATCAAGCAGGTCGAACGCGTGCTGCTCACCGACGTCGTCACAGCCCTTGCCACCCGTGGGGTGGTCACCGACGGACGAAAGGCCCAGATTCCGTGACCGATACCAAGCGCCCCATCCGCCGTGCACTCGTCAGCGTGTACGACAAGACCGGCCTGACCGAGCTCGCGACCGCCCTTCACGGTGCCGGCGTGGAACTCGTGTCGACCGGCTCGACGGCGAAAACCATTGCCGCCGCCGGTGTTCCGGTGACCGAGGTATCCGAACTCACCGGATTCCCGGAATGCCTGGAGGGCCGCGTCAAGACGCTGCACCCGCGCGTGCACGCCGGGATCCTGGCCGACACCCGCAAGGACGACCACCTGGCCCAACTCGACGAGCTGGGGGTGGCCCCCTTCGAGCTGGTGGTGGTCAACCTGTACCCCTTCACCCAGACGGTCGCCTCGGGTGCCACTCCCGACGAGTGCATCGAGCAGATCGACATCGGCGGCCCGTCGATGGTGCGGGCGGCGGCCAAGAACCATCCGTCGGTTGCCGTCGTCGTCGACCCCGCCGACTATGAGGGCATCGGGGCGGCGGTGTCGGGCGGCGGCTTCAGCTTGGTTGAGCGGCAGGCCCTGGCTGCCAAGGCGTTCCGGCACACCGCCGACTACGACGTCGCGGTCGCCTCGTGGATGACCAGCGTCGTCGTTCCCGACACCGAGTCGCAGTTCCCGGTTTGGGCCGGTGCGACGTGGAGCCGGTCGGCGGTGCTGCGCTACGGCGAGAACCCGCACCAGGCCGCCGCGCTCTACACCGACAACTCCGGGGCGGCGGGTCTCGCGCAGGCGGACCAGCTGCACGGCAAGGAGATGTCGTTCAACAACTACACCGACGGGGACGCCGCCTGGCGCGCCGCGCACGACTTCACCGCCCCCGCGGTCGCGATCGTCAAACACGCGAACCCGTGCGGCATCGCCGTCGGCGAGGACATCGCGGCCGCGCACCGCAAGGCGCACGAGTGCGACCCGGTCAGCGCCTATGGCGGGGTCATCGCGGCCAACCGCGAGGTCAGCCTGGCGATGGCGGAGCAGGTTGCCGAGATCTTCACCGAGGTGATCATCGCGCCGTCCTACGCCGAGGGCGCCGTCGAGGTGCTGTCCAAGAAGAAGAATCTGCGCATCCTGATCGCGCAGACGCCGACGCAGACCGGCACCGAACTGCGGCCCGTCTCCGGTGGTGTGTTGCTCCAGCAGCGCGACGTCCTCGACGCCGAGGGCGACGACCCGGCGAACTGGCGCCTGGTCGCCGGCGAGGCGGCCGACGCCACCACCCTCGCGGACTTGGAGTTCGCGTGGCGCGCCTGCCGCGCGGTCAAGAGCAACGCGATCCTGCTGGCCGTCGACGGCGCCTCGGTGGGCGTCGGCATGGGCCAGGTGAACCGCGTCGACTCCGCGCACCTCGCCGTGCAACGGGCGGGGGCGCGGGCCGCGGGATCGGTGGGGGCCTCCGACGCTTTCTTCCCGTTTGCCGACGGGCTGCAGGTCCTGATCGACGGCGGCGTGCGTGCGGTGGTGCAACCGGGCGGGTCGATCCGCGACGAAGAGGTCATCGCCGCCGCGGAGAAGGCCGGGGTCACCCTCTACCTGACCGGGGCGCGCCACTTCGCGCACTGATTTCTGGGGGTAGCGTGGAGTCGTGGCGACCTCCAACGAATCCACCGCACCCCGTCCACCCGCCGCTGCGACCGTCGGAGAGCTGCGCGCTTCCGACCACGTCCAGCGCAGCGTCCGCGACGAGATCCGGCACAACCTGCTGACCGCGTTGCGGGCCGGCGAGGATCCCTGGCCCGGGATCGTCGGCCTCGAGTCGACGGTGATTCCGCAACTCGAGCGGTCCCTGCTGGCCGGTCACGACGTCGTCCTCCTCGGCGAGCGCGGCCAGGGCAAGACCCGCATCCTGCGCACCATCGTCGGCCTGCTCGACGAGTGGACACCGGTCATCGCCGGCTCGGAGCTGGGCGAGCACCCGTTCGAGCCGATCACCCCGGAGTCCAAGCGCCGGGCGGCCGAGCTGGGCGATGAGCTGCCGATCGCGTGGCGGCACCGCAGCGAGCGCTACAGCGAGAAGCTGGCGACCCCCGACACGTCGGTGGCCGACCTGGTCGGCGACATCGACCCGATGAAGGTTGCGGCGGGCCGCAGCCTCGGCGACCCGGAGACCATTCACTTCGGACTCATCCCGCGCGCGCACCGCGGCATCGTCGCGATCAACGAGCTGCCCGACCTGGCCGAGCGGATCCAGGTCGCCATGCTCAACGTGATGGAGGAGCGCGACATCCAGGTCCGCGGCTACTCGCTGCGCCTCCCGCTCGACGTCCTCGTGCTGGCCAGTGCCAACCCGGAGGACTACACCAACCGCGGGCGCATCATCACCCCGCTCAAGGACCGGTTCGGCGCCGAGATCCGCACCCACTACCCGCTCGAGCTCGACGACGAGGTCGGCGTCATCGAGCAGGAGGCCGACCTGCTGGCCACGGTCCCGGACCACCTGCTGGAGATCCTGGCGCGCTTCACCCGCTATGCGCGGGAGAACCCGGCGATCGACCAGCGGTCGGGCGTGTCCGCGCGGTTCGCGATCGCCGGTGCCGAGACGGTGGCCGCCGCGGC
Proteins encoded:
- the purN gene encoding phosphoribosylglycinamide formyltransferase; the encoded protein is MTVPVAVLASGTGSLLTALLDAAEADSAAFDVVAVAVDRDCRAAELAAQRGIAVITCRLGDYPDRGAWDRALTEQTAAFAPEWVATAGFMKILGPAFLDRFAGRVVNSHPALLPAFPGAHGVADALAYGVKVTGTTVHLVDGGVDTGPILAQTPVAVEPDDTEETLHERIKQVERVLLTDVVTALATRGVVTDGRKAQIP
- the purH gene encoding bifunctional phosphoribosylaminoimidazolecarboxamide formyltransferase/IMP cyclohydrolase; the encoded protein is MTDTKRPIRRALVSVYDKTGLTELATALHGAGVELVSTGSTAKTIAAAGVPVTEVSELTGFPECLEGRVKTLHPRVHAGILADTRKDDHLAQLDELGVAPFELVVVNLYPFTQTVASGATPDECIEQIDIGGPSMVRAAAKNHPSVAVVVDPADYEGIGAAVSGGGFSLVERQALAAKAFRHTADYDVAVASWMTSVVVPDTESQFPVWAGATWSRSAVLRYGENPHQAAALYTDNSGAAGLAQADQLHGKEMSFNNYTDGDAAWRAAHDFTAPAVAIVKHANPCGIAVGEDIAAAHRKAHECDPVSAYGGVIAANREVSLAMAEQVAEIFTEVIIAPSYAEGAVEVLSKKKNLRILIAQTPTQTGTELRPVSGGVLLQQRDVLDAEGDDPANWRLVAGEAADATTLADLEFAWRACRAVKSNAILLAVDGASVGVGMGQVNRVDSAHLAVQRAGARAAGSVGASDAFFPFADGLQVLIDGGVRAVVQPGGSIRDEEVIAAAEKAGVTLYLTGARHFAH
- a CDS encoding sigma 54-interacting transcriptional regulator, with the translated sequence MATSNESTAPRPPAAATVGELRASDHVQRSVRDEIRHNLLTALRAGEDPWPGIVGLESTVIPQLERSLLAGHDVVLLGERGQGKTRILRTIVGLLDEWTPVIAGSELGEHPFEPITPESKRRAAELGDELPIAWRHRSERYSEKLATPDTSVADLVGDIDPMKVAAGRSLGDPETIHFGLIPRAHRGIVAINELPDLAERIQVAMLNVMEERDIQVRGYSLRLPLDVLVLASANPEDYTNRGRIITPLKDRFGAEIRTHYPLELDDEVGVIEQEADLLATVPDHLLEILARFTRYARENPAIDQRSGVSARFAIAGAETVAAAALHRSAVVGGDEEAPVARVVDLESVVEVLRGKIEFESGEEGRELEILAHLLRKSVADTVREHFGGIDLAPLVVALEDGHPVVTGDRVSATDLLGSLPADEPVGKTVEAIAARFDADTDGERAAAVELALEGLFLARRIGKEADDAGQTVYG